GGGATTAGAAGAGCAAGGCTCATACCCTGCTCTTCTAATGACAGACTCACCAGTTCCCTCCCCGTAAGGGGACATCAAGCTGGGCCTGGAAAAGTGAGAGGCCTGGAGTGGGCAAAGGCTTGGAGATCAGAGACCTTTGTTCATGGCAGGAAGAAGCCCAGGTTATGGCAGATCTGTCCTGCCTCAGAGCTCCAGAAAGGGGTGCGGGGGTGCGGGGGGTAGAGGAGAATGTGAAGGGAGGTGGGGTAGGAGAAGTTCTGTAAACTCCCACCTCCTCTCTGGGTCTCAAAGCCTCCTCTTAGGAGCAACCCCCAGCCACCTTCAGTCTCCCTGAGTCCCTTGGTTTACCCCTGTCGTCTCCCCCATTTGAACCTTCAAGGATCCCAGAAAAGATATATGGGAAAGGAGGCTGGGGAGAAGACCCCTGACAAGAACTGGCCctgctctcttcctctcctctccgaCCTTCAGAACTGGTACTGGAGTTCAGGGGCACCAGAGCTGCCCTCGCTGGGACTCAGAAGGAAGGACAGGTTCAAAACTCCCCGCTCCTCACTTCCTGCCTgctctctctgcagcctccatgAGAAACCCCAGAGGCAGGACCAGGGAGaactggagagagaaacaaagagaaagggaGTTCAGAGGGGCCGTGAGAGCGCTGGGAACCGGAGTGACCGAATTCGTCCAGGGTTTATAGTTTCCAGGCTTCTCACACAGTCAGGGAGCGCAGTGGGAGTGCAGGCCATAGTTGAAATAACCGCTGGCCATCCTTGAGCTCAACCCAGAATCCAGAGCCTGGAATCTAGCTCCCAACCCAGATGCCAGGGCATATGCCGTCTGGATCCCATCTGAATCCACAGCCTAAACCCCAGGGACAGCTGAAGCCAGAAGGTAGAAGGAGGGGTCTCAGGGAGAGTAAGCCCCCGGGCTGGGGGTCTGGCAGAAAGGGGGTGCATCTCAGAGTCACCAGGAAGGGGGTAGAGTGGGGAAAAGATGCAAGCAGACAGGATGGGGAAACAAGAACCGACGCCCCGGACCCATAGAGGCAGCCCTGAAGATGGGGCCCAGAACCACTCCTGACCTCTCTAAAGGGCCCTGGCTGCTCAGCCTCTGCAATCCCCTCCCTGCCTCTAACTTCCCCTAGAAGCCCCCATCTAGAAGCTTTTTTCATCTGAGGAGGCTCTAGCAGAACTCAGGCCCCAAGAGTCCCCAACTCAAACCCGCAGGCTCCCCCAAATCTGCACAGTACCAGCTGGATAGAAACATAGGCACTACTTTGTCCACCCACCTCTCCTGATTGGGGAGATTAAGTCACAGAGAAAGGCCAATGTCACACAGCAAGAACAGAACTGCAGTGAGAACCCTGAGACCCCTCTGCTCCTCCATAAAGTAAAGTCTTGTACCTTCCCAATTCTCCCAGGCCCAGGAACACATCTATATTCTGACCTGTCATAGGAAAGCCACATGAGGAAGGGCAAACCGATGTCAACTGTGGCCCCTGAGCCAAACATCCTATCAAGGGTCTGGCCAACACAGCAGCAAGCCTCAGAGAAAAGACTGAGCCTGCTCTGGGTGCCATCACACTCATCCCTCCAACAAAGAACCACACCGGGATTTCCAAAACCAGTCCCTGAGAAACATCCAAAGGACAAGATAAGAATCCTTTGTAATTACCACCCAGAGCACCTGGAGCAGATGAGCACCTCTGCCATTAGCACcagcagaaaactgaagcttcTACAGGGCCCGAGTAGACAGGAGCCCTGTGTCCTTAACACTGTTAAAACTGCATGGGCACGTCCAGGACCAGAAAAGCACCCTTGGCACCTGGGCACCTGACCAGTGAATACAATGCAAAAGGCTCCAACTGAAGTCGATGCCCACCGCCCTCTGTTGGCCCCATCCTGAAGGCCCCTACAAAGGACTCACCACCTGTGGCTTGCTGCAGCACTTGCTGGCAGGGGCAGGCTCATCTGGAGGCCGAGCTGCCTCAGGGGGCTTGGTCTCAGCAGAAGGCAGTGCAGCCAGAGGCAAGCAGGGCATGTCCACTGGCACTGGGGCAGGGACCTCGCCGGAGTGCAGGTTCAGCATGTACTGTTTGGTGACGTCCTCGAGCGATGGTGCCTGCAACGTGGGATGGGCTCGGGCAGGGAAGCCTATGGGCTCTGGCACAGCCACAGGGGGACCGACAGAAGTTGGTGGCTCAGGCACCACAATAGGCATAAAGGTGGCGGGCACACTGGCATGGCGAACGTGTTTGGAGGAGGGCCGGGCCCGAGACAGGCCACCAATCTGGTCCTGACTGCCCTCGTCTCTCCCAAGCTCCTGGTGACTACTCCGAGCTGGGCGCTTCTTGGAGCCTCGGCGGATTAGCCTCGGGGATAGAATGTCAGCCAGCTTGGGGTCAAGGTGAAAGTTTTGGTGGGCAGTGGCAGGGGGAGGCAGAGCCTCAGGTAGGGCCCTTTCAGACTGTGCCCGGCTCCTGGCGGCACCAGGCTCTTCTGGCTCTGCCCGCTGCTCCACAAGGATGGGCTCGCTGCTGGATGGAGGCAGCACGGGTTCAACTTCTCGGATGGGCTCCCCTCCAGGGCCCTGGAATCCAGGTCCAGCCAGTTCCCCACGGCGGCTGGGGTCactcagggatttcttcttggggGCTTTGCCAGCAACCCTGTCGTCCACTACACGCCCCAGGGTGCCAGGCCCCTGAACTATGCTCTGAATAACCTCCTGATATCCCTTGCTCTCTTCACTGCCCACAGACCAGTCACTGTGACCACTGGTCAAGCCCTCATCCATGGCTGAGGTGGCAGGGAGCCCTGTCTTGGGGCTcagtgagcccaggaggttgctgTCCACGGAGAACCCAGTGGGCTCTTCAGAGGTGGCAGCCCGGTGGCGCTGAGGAATTGGGTCACTCAGGGACCTGTAGGCCTCACCTGCCTCCCCATTGCTCAATTCACTCCCACCAGAACCTGAAGGTGGGACTTTGCGACGTCGGCGGAGGGCACCTGGTGTGGAAGGGATCTCAGGGGACACCAGGGCCCACCCACCCAGACTGTCCTCAGTCCCAGGACTACGGTGGTTCGTCTGGGCTGAGGATGAGGAAAGGGGTCGCCACATCCCTGTAGTACCCAGGCCACAAAATACTGCAACAGGAGGCTCAGGGTCCGCTCCAATGCCTTCATCTGTCAGACTGGACTCAGGGCCTGAGAGCTCCTCCTGGGACCGCTGCCCTCGGGTCACGTCCTGTGCCCAGTCAGGGCTTTCAGGGGGGGCATCGCTTCCATCATCTTGCTGGGCACCCATGCGCTGGATCTTCTCAAAAACCTGGCGGGCCTCCTGCACATACTGGTCCTGGACGATGAGGGGCAGCGGATCCTCCTCGGCACTAGGGCCTGCCAGCAGTAGCTCGGAGGAGCTGGGCTTCAGAGCACTGGTGCGGGGCAGGCGGCGAGCCATGGGCTTCTCAGAGCAGGTGAATGACTTTGCTCTCCGCAGAGTGGCTGTCAAGTCCTTGAGTGTGGGGCGCGTGCCAGGTGATGCTGGGGCTGGGATGGACACGGGTTCAAGTTGCCCCATGGAGCCACCTGCGGATGGTGAGTCTCTGCCATCTAGGGGGCTGCTTACACGGTCCCCGGGGCTCCCACCAGGTTTTCGGACCCTCAGTTCTGAAAGGTCTGAGCGCAGGAAACTGAGAAGCGTCAGGGTTTCTGAGGCGATATCTGGATTTGACAGGGACTTCCGCTGCCGACTCTTTTCCGGCTCAAATCCTCCATCCCTCAATGCCCTAGAGGTGCCCCCAGGTCCTTTGGCACGGGTTCGAGCCTGGGACCGCAGGAGCCCTTCCCCAGCTCCAAAGCTAGGGGAACGGTACACGCCCCAGCCCCCAGAACCCCTACTAGACCATAGGTCGTCGTCCTTGAGAGTCTCCGTGCTGGAATAACGGCTGCTACCGCAGGAGCCTGCGGGGCTGGCCAGGTACGAGGGAAAGCTCACCTTGGCCACACGGAGAGCTCCTCCCACAGAGTCAGACATAGGCCGAAGTCCCTCCTGGGGACCTGGGACGCAGGGCGGAGAGCCACTACCCCACTCCCGGAGTCCTTCTTCTCCAGGGGCTCTTGGAGATGCTGGGGGCTCAGGGCTCCTGGCTCCCCCTGCTGAGTCCATGCTGCTTAGATTTAACCCATCACTGTCAGGCCTGCAGTCCTGATCCAATAGGGAGCTTCCAGGCCTGAGCCTGGGCCTCCCTCCCCAGCGGTGGCCGCCCTCACCGTCTCGGTCGTCGTCACTGCCCGAGGAGTGGCCGCCGTGGTAGGCCGGACTCTGGGCTCCAGGCGGCTGCGGCgggccctcctcttcctcctcgcTGGAGCTGGCAGCGCGGCTGCGGCTGACACGATAGGAGGAGgcgatggaggaggaggaggagcaggaggcccGGGCCCCAGCCTGCGGTTGGGAGAAGATATGCCAAGAATGTAAACCATCCGCTGGACGCAGCGCCCGctcctgttgctgctgctgctgctgctgctgccggcGCAGCCTCCCTTCGATCCCCGGCCCGGTCAGGGGCCGCGCCGAACGCAGACCCACCAGGGGGAAGCATGTCCGAGGGGGTGGCGTCGGTGGCTGCCGCGACTCCCGAGCCGGAGGCTCCCACGCGGCACCGTCGGGGCTGGGCGTTCCCGGAGATTCAGAGTCGGCGCTGGGCCTCCTGGAGCCAGGACCGCCGAAGAGCTTGCGCATCTCGGTGACGCTGGGCCAGGCCCCTCGCGCTGGGCCCTCGGCCGCTTCTTCCGCGGCCGCAGGGAAGACGCCCCCGTCCCGGGCCCCAGCGGAGCCGTAGTCCAGACGCGGCGCGTCGAAGCGCCGGGAGAGTTGGCGCACCGACGGCGAGAGGCTGCGGAGCGGGCGCGGCTGCGCGGGGGCGGCTGGGGGCCCAGACGCCAGCTTGGACACGCGCCGAGAGGGCTGGCCCGGGGCAGCCGTGGTCGGCCGGCACGAGGCCCGGCGCCGCAAGCCGGGGGTGTCCGTGTCCTCCTCCCTCGGCCCGGGGCCGCCGCTCCAGCGCTCCAGCAGCTTGAACGAGACGCTGCGGTAAAGCGGCGGCCGGGGTGCCCCGTCCGCCATGGTGGCAGAACTCACTCCGGGGGGGCTGGCCTCCGAGAGCCGTGGCCAACCCCCCCTGCGCCCCCTCTCCTTAGGAGCGCAGCGGCCCGCTCCGAAAGCAGCGCGTGGGGGTGTGGGAGGAGGGCGCAGAGACCGGAGCAGAGGTTTATCAGCCGCAGCTCAAGTTTCTGTGGCCACCGGCCGCAACGTCTCCATCCCCGGTGGCCCCTCTCGCCTCACCGCCGacccccaggcccagcccccGCCGCGGCTGGAGCTACCAGGGGCACTGCGGCTCCGCCTGGGCGGGATCCCAGCGCTTAGTTCCTCGACTCTGCGCCCGCCTGCCCAACGGCCTGTCTGCCTCCCCTCGCTCTCCCGCTCCGGCTCCCACTCCCTCCCACTTGGCTGCTCGCTCCTGGCACCCTTTTGTTGCAAACAAACTTTGTGGCAGAGGAaagggggcggggggcggggcctCGCGCCCAAAAGAGGGGGTGGGCTCCGGGCGTGAGCGAGCCTGGGAACCGGGTGGTGGGAGGGAATCTGGGAGGAGCCGAAGAAGAAAAAGCCTGTTGGAGGACTTGCATACTGAGGTGACCCTCTGGCCCTCCAGAGACGTCCCTCGGGAGCCCAGCGGGCCGAGCTGCCCCTAGGGACTCGCTGAGACACACGCAACCGCTGAGCGTGCTCAGCTCCGCAGACTCGCAGCCAGGGCGTCGCGCCCACCGCGGGCCAGCAGCTTCCGCGCGGAAACACGTCCTGCCTAGGGGCTCCAACATGGCAACCTCGGACTCACAAACACTCGTACACACTGACATTCAGGTGCACGCAGACGCACACTCCCCAGGCCGGGAAAGGGGTAGGACTCGGCGCCAGGGGGAGCCCGGAGAAACGCGGGCTGACTACAGGACCCGTCGCTCCCTGCCTCGCCTTgatccccgcccccccccccccccgccccgccccctccccgccccgccccgccccctccccgcccgcCCTCTGAGGCGAATTCGGCTGTAGCCACGCCCTTGTCCCCCCATCTCGCTCCCAAACGCCCCGCCCATCCCACCTCCCAGCCGCCTGTCCAGCTCCGACAGGCCCCTAACCAGCCCAGCGCTGATCCAGAAGCCCCACCCTTCACGACCGCCCCTACTTTTCCAGCTCTCACGcctcccacctgccccagccGTCTGGCGGCTCTTCTCCTGGACTCTCCGCCTGGATCCCCGAGCCCCTTTTCTTCTCGCTCCGGAGTACGCGGCTCTTGCGCCCTCTCGCGGCCTGATTTTCTCAACGCGTGGAGTCCTGGACGGATAAAGCAGCACCCATCCCCAAAAAACCGAGAGCTGGGAACACTTCCTTTCAGTCGTTACCTAATCCCCTTAGTCTTTTTCAGACCTTCGCAAAGCGCACTGCCCTTTCTTAGGCCTTACACACAAAAGGAGCTTCGACGGGAACGCTCTCGACTTCCCACTGCCAAACCTATACTCTTATCCGCAGCTGCTCCACCTTCCTGGTAGGGAAAGTGTAGATTGTTTCTCTGGCGTCACCCTGATCCCTCTCTTGAGCTCCCCTCCGGCCCCTGCTTCCGTCTGAGTCTCACATTGTTCTGGGTATTGGGACATCATCCCCTTCCCCATTCCCACCTGCCTCTAGATCCCATTCATCCTCCCGGCCCAACTAACGAATGAGCGAACGAATGAAAATGTATCCAGTACCTATGATGTATGGGCaatattatttaacttatttttttaaatccacaaaCCACCCTTGGGGACAAATATTATTACCCCTTCTCTGTGGGCCGTGAAGGAGAAGTAACTTTGACCACTATGCAATCAGGAAGTAGCAGCTCCTGCTAAAATTCAGATTTTAGGGTCTTCAAACACCATGCTCCTCCAGCCAGCTCTGAGATGCACCCCCAAATCCTGATGAAGGAGGTTCTCGCTCCTTTGAGCCCCCagtctcctccttctcctccttgggCCTGACCTTGCTTTCCCCAGGAACAGAGGATAACCTGGTCTGACCCATGCCCCTCCAGTGCTGCCCAGCCTTCTTCAGGCCTAATCAGACTGCCCTGTCCCCTCCAACCCCCACTAGCAAGGCCCCAGGGACACATAGTTAGGTCAGCAGTCGGCATTACCCAGCCAACCCCACTGCCACTGGGTCCAGCCAAGGAGACTGTAGCTGGGCCAGACTAGGCTGGGAGATGGGGCTCAGAGAAGAGAGTCAGGCAGGAAGATAGGAAAGGATGGTAGACACCCAGGGATTGCCTGACTACCGAATGAGAGAGGGAGGACTCAGCTGGGACCCCAGAACCTACTTGCTACTCATATACCCCACAGGATGAAGAGGTCACTCTCCACTCTCTGGGCAGCCTCTTGAGTTGTGGAATATCTCTGTAGCAAGAAAGCACTTCCTCTCTGAGACCAGCATCCAGGGAGTCCCTCACCTCAACCTCATCTCAGCTCTGCCTCGAGGGGGCCAAGGAGTaaatctctcccttttctctagGAAATTGATAAAAGAGAGCCCTGCCGGCCTGTGCCTCTCTGTTCTGACTtattctgtgaccttgggtaaatccCTGCACTTGCCTGTGTCTGAAAAGTGAGGAGTGGGTCAGGTTCCCCAAAAGTGCCCTCTCTGGCTCTGGCATTTGACGTCAGATTCTCACCatctttagtattttctttctactctttGGGGCAAGTTTTGGTGTGTGCTGTGGGGTGAgttggggaggggtgggagaCAGGAGTCATCCCAGGAGTCACTCTCTCCCCCCATAATGATGACTCCTACCATCTGAAATTTGTACTTTTCCACCTCCCTGTCACTTCTGGGACAGAAACCCTTATTCCATATCACAGATGGGCAAGTGGATAGAGAGGAGTGGAGGTTTAGGTCACGGGCTCCCAGAGTCTTGTGGCTTGGCCTTGAGGTGAGCTGGCTTGGGCCTTTGGCTCAGGAATCCCCTTGGTGGGGAGGCAGGGTGTTTAAGGATCTAGACTGGGTCTCTGTCCAAAGAAAGCTCACCCAATCTGAGAGTGGCTTGATTGCTTCCAGGGCTTCATGaatcctcccacccccagcttcTTATGATCCAGGATAAGACAAAGTTATCTTCCATGAACAGAAGGGATCTGGAATTTTTATGGTGCTGGGTAATTATGTACAGCAATTTTTAGCCCCAAGATGATTCATCTGATAGGGGGCTGGGAGCACTGGGCACCAGAGTGGAGAAAGAAACCCTATGCTGGCTCACCTTCTGCAGGTCACCCCCTTTCCTCTGGGCCCCAGGCTCCTCACCTATGAAAGGGTAATGAAAACAATAGCCCATTTACCCAGTGAGTGATGGTGATCTAGCGAGGTGAGGACCATGGAATCCCTTGGAGAAATCAAGATGGGAAGGTTTTGAAGGTCACAGGTCATGGCCAATGATGGGCTTTGGTGGGCTTCGGGTACAGATAGTCCCCAGATCATGATGTTTCAACTTAATGACTTTTGACTTTATAATGATGCAAAAGCTATGTATATCCATACTTTGAGCACACATAcaatcattctgtttttcactttcagtaaaatattcaataaattatgtgaGATATTCagcattttattgtaaaataggctttgtgttagatgatttttgcCCAACTCTAGGCTATGGAAGTGTTCTGGGCCTGTTTCAGGTGGGTTAGGCTAAGCTCTGATGTTTGGTAGGCTAGGTGTATTACATGCctttttgacttatgatattttcagtgggtttattgggatgtaaccctATCGTAAATCAAGGAGCAACTGTACttaagagggagagaaaggatgaGTGCGGGGACAAGATGCCATAAGCTCCATGAAGGAGCTGTCTTACGGGGAAATCTGACTCTTCTGACTCCATTGCAAAGTCAAATAGAAACTATCTGAGATTGCCCCCTTTCCTATATAATTAGACCATAAGCACACAGGATtaaattctttataatatttagaTCACACTACATTCTCATCAGTTATTCAACTGGCttttgccaaaaaacaaaacaatacaactaggacctttaaaataattcacatcTCATTATATAGTTCTTCTGCCCCCATCCTCCTGCTGCCCCACCACGTAGAAAATCATCATCTCAAATCCTGTGTTCACCAttctcttgctttcctttttatgTGGTTTTATTGTATCTACATATTCCTTCAaactatatattttcattttagttgttCTTAACTTTATAAAAAGGGCATCctgctggacgtggtggctcacgcctgtaatcccagcactttgggaggctgaggtgggtggattgcttgaggccaggagttcaagaccagcttggccaacatggtgaaacccagtctctattaaaaatacaaaaattagcagggtatggtggtgcatgcctgtaatcacagcttcttgggaggctgaggcaggagaatcgcttgaacccaggaggcggagtttgcagtaagccaagaccacaccactgcactgcagcctgagcaacagagcaagactctgtctcaaaaaaaaaaaaaaaaaaaaaagggcatctTGCTTTACATAATTTGTTGggacttcttttttcttaatattatactGCTAAGATTTACCCATACTGTTGCATGCCTCTATAGTCCATTCTGGCCATGTGGACTATTTCAATGTGTGAATATATCACAGTGTATTGATCCAGTGTCTTGCTGATGCACATTTTGGTGTTTCCAGGTGTTTGCTGAGCATTGTGCATGACTCCAGGTACACATGGACAGAGTGCTTGAGCACAGGGCAGGCAATTGATCAACATTAGGAGGCATTGTCAAGCTGGGATCTAATTTCTCTTCTATGTTTTTTAATCAtctgtgtttcttgtttttttttttgagacagagtttctctcttgttgcccaagctggagtgcaatcttggctcatcacaatctctgcctcccaggttcaagcaattctcctgcctcagcctcccaagtaactgggattacaggcacatgccaccacgcccggctaatttttatattttagtaaaggcaaggtttcaccatgttggtcaggctggtctcaaactcccgaccttgtgatccgcctgcctcagcctcccaaagtgctaggattacaggcatgagctaccgtgcccgccCTTGTGTTTCCTTTTATATGAAGTGCCTATTTGTGCctcttgctcatttttctattgggttataGTATGTTTAGTACTTTATGAAATTTCTGCTCTAACTTTTCTATCCCTCGGTACCCCTGGTGGCTTAGGAAGGTCTagtattttacaggtaaggaaacagaggctcagaggagtGAAGGTGCTTGGTCAAAGTCACAGACTCTGTCACAGCCCTTCTGCACTGAGCTAATGCCTTCTGAGGTCTTCGGAGGTTCTGGGCCTCACTTAGAAACCTTTTCTGCTCCTCAGCTAGGTCAGGGCCCCTCTGGTATTTAGCATTTCTTGGCCATGGACCATTCCAGGAGCTCATCATCTCCCTAGTGATACCCTCCTCGCATGGGTCCTCTTTATGATCTGCACTCTCCTCCCCAGCTGTAATGATCCAGGTATGTATGTGTTTCATTATTACCTGTCTCCTCCATCAGACTAGGAGCTCTATGAGGGCCCAGCGTGATACTTGGCATATAGGAGGTGCCCAGTAAGGACTGTTTGCTGGATGAACTGTTTCCTTGTCTGCATCCCAAACCCCTTGGATTCTTTCCCAAGATTAGAGCCGGGACCTGAGCTTATCTCAGAAACACAGAGTCaatattcattgaacaaatgaatgagggAGGAAGAGGCCAGCTGTGTCCATTGCTAGGACAGATCAGATGCTCCTGGGCTTTTCCCGTTTGGAATGGAAATTTCCCCAAGACAGTCACTGATTCCTGACTTTCTAGCTTCCCAATCCTTGCTCCTacctccccacccctaccccaccccGGTTGTCTGCCCCCAACTGCCACCAGCCAACTCTCAGCAACAACTTTGTCCTGGAAGCTCCATCCCTGGGCCTGGCCTTTCTTGGaatcttcctccctcttctcttctctgcttaCTACCCCCACTTCCTTCCCTCAAGCCTCTCACTCACCCAACTCCACTCTCCCCTCATACCACCATCATTCAGAGACTCCTGGGCTCCTGCCCTCCACATCTCTGGCTCCTTCTCCTCAGCTGCCTAATCTTGGAGTTCCCAGaactcctcccctcttcccactcTTTCTTTCACGAAGCCCACCCACCCACTCGAGCTCAAGCCACTTTGGGGTTGACCATTCCCCAGGCTCTGCATCTTTTCTAAGTAGCCTTCCCAGTGTCCCTAGACTTTGTTGATTCCTAGCTCCCACTCCAGCCTAGACCCTGGCCCCACCCTCTGTCCAGGTCACTGCCTGGCCTGCACCTAAGGTTCACCATCCCAGGGTGGAACCCAAATAAATAATGTTATGGGAATAATAATGGAAATGAGACACAAAGaggtgaaataacttgcccaggccagatgcggtggctcacgcctgtaatcccagcactttgggaggccaaggcaggcagatcacctgaggtcaggagttcgagaccatcctgatcaacatggtgaaaccccatctctactaaaatataaaaattagctggacatggtggcacgtggctgtaatcccagctactcgggaggctgaggcaggagaattgcttgaactcaggaagtggagttttgcagtgacctgagattgcgctattgcactccagcctggacaacaagagcacacccgcctcaaaaaagtaaaatagggGAACAGGGTCGGGCGTAGGgaaagctcatgcctgtaattcagtGATCTCTTTGGGAGGGGTCGAGGTTGGCAAACCCGCAGGTCGAAAGATAGAGatgccatcctggccaacacggtggaaaccctcatctctactaaaaatactagtCAAGCGCAGGTGGCATCGCCGCTCGTAGTCCCAGTTATTTCTCGGGAGACTGGAGTGGAATCGCTgaatcccaggaggctgaggctcgaggAGTTAAGATTcacaactgcactccaggcctggtgacagagcaagactctgtctcaaaaaaaaaaaaagaaagaaagaaagaaaaaactaataaataaataaataaataaataaataaataaatgacttgcCCAGCATAACAGAGCTAGTAAATGGTAGAGCCAGGACATATACCCAGATGGTCTGGCTCTGGAGTCTGCACCTTCCATGCTATTCGGCCTCACAAAGGGAAGCTTGGAATTTACCTGTGGGTCACAATTTCGACTCCTGGAAGAGTAGGCAAAGGGTCACAGCTCTCAGAGGTCAGCTGGGACAGTCATCTGGGACTCTCTACAGGGGCTCAGGTGGGCTATGAGCAGAggccctgtcccctccccttgCTCTCATTCTCCCCTAGCCCCCATCCCAGGCAGTTGAgaagactggtctcagactcgaAGCTAGATGCAAGGTGGGTCGTATATGTCCTGCTTGGCACGGTGGGGCACCGTACAGGGAATAAAAACCAGCCTCTGTCTTCTAACATACATCGGTCTCACTGTGGTCACAAGTCAAAGTTCCTTCTGTCCAAATGGTCTGCCTCTCCAGCAAGGACACTTTGAATGGCCTCCCACGGTGGGTTGGAGCTGGTTTTCCCACTTCTTCAGCCAGCTGCAACACCAATTGCCATGGTGTTTAACTCCTCCAATGCCCCTCTCTGAATGACCCCATTGCCCAGCAGCCTTGGGGACTAGGCagggctaaaataaaaatattgcataagTTATACAGTCCTTGTATAGTAACAGTCTCTGCTCTGCCTTCTAAAAGGAAGACTGTTAGCCAGGGGTAGTTCTTGGCTTACAGGTTCTGCGTGGTGCACCAGCAGCCAAGGGCAGGCTAGATTGTTCTACATAAGAAAAACAGATCTGGGAGGAGGGCACAAGGACTGGAGGAGAAGTGATGGGgaggagaaatgagaaagaatggCAGAGAATGAGGAGTTGCAAAGGAGTAGCTGAGGGCTGCAAAGGAGTAGCTGAGGGGTGGTTCTCAGAGGGGAAGAGAATTTGGTGGAGGgtgt
The genomic region above belongs to Papio anubis isolate 15944 chromosome 12, Panubis1.0, whole genome shotgun sequence and contains:
- the ARHGEF17 gene encoding rho guanine nucleotide exchange factor 17, with protein sequence MADGAPRPPLYRSVSFKLLERWSGGPGPREEDTDTPGLRRRASCRPTTAAPGQPSRRVSKLASGPPAAPAQPRPLRSLSPSVRQLSRRFDAPRLDYGSAGARDGGVFPAAAEEAAEGPARGAWPSVTEMRKLFGGPGSRRPSADSESPGTPSPDGAAWEPPARESRQPPTPPPRTCFPLVGLRSARPLTGPGIEGRLRRQQQQQQQQQERALRPADGLHSWHIFSQPQAGARASCSSSSSIASSYRVSRSRAASSSEEEEEGPPQPPGAQSPAYHGGHSSGSDDDRDGEGGHRWGGRPRLRPGSSLLDQDCRPDSDGLNLSSMDSAGGARSPEPPASPRAPGEEGLREWGSGSPPCVPGPQEGLRPMSDSVGGALRVAKVSFPSYLASPAGSCGSSRYSSTETLKDDDLWSSRGSGGWGVYRSPSFGAGEGLLRSQARTRAKGPGGTSRALRDGGFEPEKSRQRKSLSNPDIASETLTLLSFLRSDLSELRVRKPGGSPGDRVSSPLDGRDSPSAGGSMGQLEPVSIPAPASPGTRPTLKDLTATLRRAKSFTCSEKPMARRLPRTSALKPSSSELLLAGPSAEEDPLPLIVQDQYVQEARQVFEKIQRMGAQQDDGSDAPPESPDWAQDVTRGQRSQEELSGPESSLTDEGIGADPEPPVAVFCGLGTTGMWRPLSSSSAQTNHRSPGTEDSLGGWALVSPEIPSTPGALRRRRKVPPSGSGGSELSNGEAGEAYRSLSDPIPQRHRAATSEEPTGFSVDSNLLGSLSPKTGLPATSAMDEGLTSGHSDWSVGSEESKGYQEVIQSIVQGPGTLGRVVDDRVAGKAPKKKSLSDPSRRGELAGPGFQGPGGEPIREVEPVLPPSSSEPILVEQRAEPEEPGAARSRAQSERALPEALPPPATAHQNFHLDPKLADILSPRLIRRGSKKRPARSSHQELGRDEGSQDQIGGLSRARPSSKHVRHASVPATFMPIVVPEPPTSVGPPVAVPEPIGFPARAHPTLQAPSLEDVTKQYMLNLHSGEVPAPVPVDMPCLPLAALPSAETKPPEAARPPDEPAPASKCCSKPQVDMRKHVAMTLLDTEQSYVESLRTLMQGYMQPLKQPENSVLCDPALVDEIFDQIPELLEHHEQFLEQVRHCVHTWHAQQKVGALLVQSFSKDVLVNIYSAYIDNFLNAKDAVRVAKEARPAFLKFLEQSMRENKEKQALSDLMIKPVQRIPRYELLVKDLLKHTPEDHPDHPLLLEAQRNIKQVAERINKGVRSAEEAERHARVLQEIEAHIEGMEDLQAPLRRFLRQEMVVEVKAISGKKDRSLFLFTDLIVCTTLKRKSGSLRRSSMSLYTAASVIDTASKYKMLWKLPLEDTDIIKGASQATNRENIQKAISRLDEDLTTLGQMSKLSESLGFPHQSLDDALRDLSAAMHRDLSEKQALCYALSFPPTKLELCTTRPEGTDSYIFEFPHPDARLGFEQAFDEAKRKLASTKSCLDPEFLKAIPIMKTRSGMQFSCAAPTLNSCPEPSPEVWVCNSDGYVGQVCLLSLRAEPDVEACIAVCSARILCIGAVPGLQRRCHREPPPSLRSPSETAPEPAGPELDVEAAADEEAATLAEPGPQPCLHISIAGSGLEMTPGLPEGDPRPELVPFDSDSDDESSPSPSGTLQSQASRSTISSSFGNEETPSSKEATAETTSSEEEQEPGFLPLSGSFGPGGPCSTSPMDGRALRRSSRGSFTRGSLEDLLSVDPEAYQSSVWLGTEDGCVHVYQSSDSIRDRRNSMKLQHAASVTCILYLNNQVFVSLANGDLVVYQREAGHFWDPQNFKSVTLGAQGSPITKMVSVGRRLWCGCQNRVLVLSPDTLQLEHTFYVGQDSSRSVACMVDSSLGVWVTLKGSAHVCLYHPDTFEQLAEVDVTPPVHRMLAGSDAIIRQHKAACLRITALLVCEELLWVGTSAGVVLTMPTSPSTVSCPRAPLSPTGLGQGHTGHVRFLATVQLPDGFNLLCPTPPPAPDTGPEKLPSLEHRDSPRHRGPASARPKMLVISGGDGYEDFRLSSGGGSSSETVGRDDSTNHLLLWRV